From Alligator mississippiensis isolate rAllMis1 chromosome 1, rAllMis1, whole genome shotgun sequence:
TTTGAAACGTCTTTTGAGGTCTTGCATGTTTGGAGATTTGGGTCGAGTGATGATGGATGATCTCCTCTTGTCTCTGCTGCTGGTGTGGTGCAGTTTGCTAACTTCCTTGCAAAGATACTGAAATACATCACAGACTCCTTGGTAGTTTTCACTTGTAGAGATTTCTAAAAACAGACTGCCCAGTTCATTAGCCAGCTGTATTGCATCATTTGTCTGTACCTGTCTGGCATGGAGGAGGTCCGCTTTGTTCCCTACAATAATGATGGGGATCTTAGAGTCCGGATGAACCTTGCGTATGTGCTGATAAAGAGGACGAATTGACTGATAGCTACTGTAGTCTGTAATGGAATAAACCAAGAGGAAGCCCTCTGCCCACTTCACACATCTGGAAAAAGAGTCCAATACCTGCACAAAGTCTTCCTTCACCTACAGAGAAATGATCTGATGTTACTTAGACTCTGGAAACATGGAACAGAAGTTATGCCACCTTTAAAACAAACTCAGAGAAACAGGACATCAGACATAAGCTGAGGTTTTCCAAGTCTAACTTTAAGAATTAAGAGACTAAGTCCAGCTATTCACTGTTTGGCATTTTTAAAATGATGATTCAAGAAAGACAGCTGCATTGCATTTCCTGGTATTTGTATATTTGACTTAGTCTTTTTAGATGAGAGGATGCCAAACTTCTGGGGCCAATGAAGTGCCGACAGCCCTCAAGAAGGAAGAGTAAGGAGGTGCAAGAAACTCGCAAAACACGCTCCCTCCCGAGTCCTAAATAATTCGGCAGTAAGGGACCAGCTTTTAGCCATGGTTTCAATCAATCACAACCCACACACAGTCAGGCACATCCTAGGCATTGTGAGCTAGTGTAGTCGCCGGCAATACGTGCTTCTTGGAAGACACATGGTTTTTAAGAGACACAAGTCAGCAAGACCCCTGCTTTCTAACCAGCTACTGCAGCGTCTCTGCAACTTAATGCCTTTGAGCCAGGGGCTAATTGGCTGCTGTGCCTCCAAGGCTGCCTGCTTGCAGAGGGCAGAGAACCGGACAGCGGGCAGCGTGGCCCCAGCAACAGCGGGATGAGGCGAGCGCCTGCCCAGCTCCCCCGCTGCAGGGGAATGATGCCCACCAGAGCCCCTCTGGAAGGGTTCCCCTACCTGAAGGCACCCCGGGGTGTCCTGGATCTGGATGGAAACTTCATCTCCCTCCACGTGAACAAGCCTGGAGTACAGGCTCCCTGGGAAAGGAGAAGACAGAATAAGAAGAAACTGTGGGCGTCTGGCCCCGAGGAAACCGGCGTGAAACAAGGCGGGGGGGGCGCGATCCCGCTCGGCTCTCACCTGTGTTGGGCTCGTAGTCCCCGATGAACCGCTTGGTGAGGAACCGCACGATCATGGCTGCGAACAAAGAGGCGCCGCCGTCAGTGCCGCCCTTGCCCTCGCCCCCCCCGGCGGGCAccgcgccccccgccccggcccgcccgGGCACGCCGTGCAGCCGCCGGCCGCACTCACCGCTCTTGCCCACGCGGCCCGAGCCCAGCACCGCCAGCTTGATGTCCGTGCCCAGCAGCCCGTCGGCGGCGCCCTCGGGGATGGGCGCGAGCAGGCAGGTGCCCGACATGCCGGGCGGCCGCATGGACGCGCCGCGAGCGGGCACCGGCCCCAGCGCCGCCTGCCGCGGGCCCCGCTcctgctcccgctcccgctcccccGCCGACCCgcaagcactgctgctgcagccgcgGCGGCGCCGGCCGCTTTTGAAGGCGAAGGAGGAGCTCGGCCGGCCCCTCGCTGCCGCCGCAGGGCGCGGGCGGGGGGCGGGCTGCGCACAGCGCGGGGGTGCGGGCCCGGCTGCGGGAGGGCGGAGGCGGCGGCGCCCGCCGGAGCTCCCGCCCTCCCACTGCGGCCGCCCCGAGCCCCGGGGGTCAGATCCGGGCCCCGGAGCGGATCTGCTCCTTTCTGCCTCCACTAGCGGCGCGTGTATGATGCGGTGTGTCCTCCCGTCCCGTCCCGCGGGAtcccagagaagcagggctggcgAGCACCTCCAGAGTGCATCTCCCCCACTCCCCGGTGGGATCAGCCGGTGTAAATCTATAATCTTCCCCCAACTGCTGTCAGCTCTGACATGGCCACAAAACCGAGCACCCGGACAGCGGGGCCTGCTTCTATACACCTTTGTTAACATATGCCTCAAAGAGCGCCATGCTGACCACCGGGTACAACTCCTTCCTGCCCCTAGACGTGCCCATGGGCCTGAGCCAGGAATCACCAGgtctgagtcccagcaggagcagtggcacagcccagccctgtgcagggAGCACAGCTGGTGGGTCTCTGCTTCCACTTCTGCAGCCTCCTCTTTGAGTCATCCTCTTGGTCCTCTTTCATTAGACTCCCCCGGATGCGTTTCAGACCTCATGGCTTTCTTGGAAGAGGCCCACACTGCAGGGACCCTGCCTCTCACAGCCTACTTACATTCTGTTGCAAGAATGAGCTACGGCATCTAAGTGCCCTATGTTTTTCTCTTACCAGTAACTGTCTGTTTCCCCCGCGGTGGCTGTAGAAAATGGGTACAACTCCTTTGTATGCTAAAAGGTTGGTACAATGAACAGCAGGTCGGGATGAAGGAACACTCCTGCCTGGGCTAAACTGCCACAAGACTCCTGCCTGGGGTCACTTATTGAAGCTGAGAGAAGCCCAGTTTACTATTTTGTGTTCCTCCTACCAGGGCAGCATTCTGCCCTACGTGATATCATTAAAaagcagagttggaagggacttccagaggttgTATAGTTCAACACCCAGGATCCCCCTTATATATGGTCTCACGCTTTTGTCCACTCTTAAGTAATGGCATTTTCACCCCTTCACAAGACTATTCTCTCTTATGGTGGGATGATTTCCTTTATACTCAGCTTTAATTTCCGTTTCTTATTCACCTTTAAAGTCAGTGAGATGACCTGCATGAGTAATGACTTCCCATGTAACTAAATGTTCGCACAATGACTAATGCAGGCTAAAGACGCAGACTATTGCATGTAAAGTCACGTGTTGAGAAAACTTGTGCATATCAAAATTCTGTCATTGTCATCCTCATTGCAGATGTCTCAGAACAATAGCTTCGCTCCTCTGAGTCTCGCATTGTTTTGCCTTTGATTTGTTCTATTTAGG
This genomic window contains:
- the RASL11A gene encoding ras-like protein family member 11A, giving the protein MLTKVYRSRPRCPGARFCGHVRADSSWGKIIDLHRLIPPGSGGDALWRCSPALLLWDPAGRDGRTHRIIHAPLVEAERSRSAPGPGSDPRGSGRPQWEGGSSGGRRRLRPPAAGPAPPRCAQPAPRPRPAAAARGRPSSSFAFKSGRRRRGCSSSACGSAGEREREQERGPRQAALGPVPARGASMRPPGMSGTCLLAPIPEGAADGLLGTDIKLAVLGSGRVGKSAMIVRFLTKRFIGDYEPNTGSLYSRLVHVEGDEVSIQIQDTPGCLQVKEDFVQVLDSFSRCVKWAEGFLLVYSITDYSSYQSIRPLYQHIRKVHPDSKIPIIIVGNKADLLHARQVQTNDAIQLANELGSLFLEISTSENYQGVCDVFQYLCKEVSKLHHTSSRDKRRSSIITRPKSPNMQDLKRRFKQALSSKVK